The Vicia villosa cultivar HV-30 ecotype Madison, WI linkage group LG1, Vvil1.0, whole genome shotgun sequence genome includes a region encoding these proteins:
- the LOC131606907 gene encoding probable xyloglucan endotransglucosylase/hydrolase protein 6, translating to MSIIYPLRNNGVFMLLLVWILVSGVLVSGRPATFEQDFHVTWSESHIKHIDQGRTIQLILDQGSGCGFASKVKYLFGRVSMKIKLVPGDSAGTVTAFYMNSDTDSVRDELDFEFLGNRSGQPYTVQTNIYAHGKGDREQRVNLWFDPAADFHTYSILWNHHHIVFYIDEVPIRVYKNNEAKGIPYPKMQAMGVFSTLWEADNWATRGGLEKIDWSKAPFSAYYKDFDIEGCAIPGPSTCATNPRNWWEGAAYQALNAIEARRYRWVRMNHIIYDYCQDKSRYSITPPECFAGI from the exons ATGTCTATAATTTACCCTCTAAGAAACAATGGTGTCTTTATGTTATTATTAGTGTGGATTCTTGTATCTGGTGTTTTGGTTTCGGGACGACCAGCAACTTTTGAACAAGACTTTCATGTCACTTGGTCTGAGTCCCATATCAAACATATTGACCAAGGCAGGACAATCCAACTCATCCTAGACCAAGGCTCTG GTTGCGGTTTTGCTTCCAAGGTGAAGTACTTGTTTGGGCGTGTTAGCATGAAGATCAAACTTGTCCCTGGAGATTCTGCTGGCACTGTAACTGCATTTTAT ATGAACTCTGACACTGATTCTGTTCGTGATGAGTTGGATTTTGAATTCTTGGGAAACCGTAGCGGACAACCTTACACAGTTCAAACAAACATCTATGCTCATGGAAAAGGTGATAGAGAACAGAGGGTCAACCTTTGGTTTGATCCTGCTGCTGATTTCCATACTTACTCAATCTTGTGGAACCATCACCATATTGT GTTTTACATTGATGAAGTTCCAATAAGAGTGTACAAGAATAATGAAGCAAAGGGGATACCATACCCAAAGATGCAAGCAATGGGAGTATTTTCAACATTATGGGAAGCTGATAATTGGGCAACAAGAGGTGGATTAGAGAAAATAGATTGGAGTAAAGCACCTTTCAGTGCATACTATAAGGATTTTGACATTGAAGGATGTGCGATTCCAGGACCATCTACATGTGCCACTAACCCAAGAAACTGGTGGGAAGGGGCTGCATATCAAGCACTAAATGCAATTGAAGCAAGAAGGTATAGGTGGGTTCGCATGAATCATATCATCTATGATTATTGTCAAGATAAATCAAGATACTCAATCACTCCACCAGAGTGTTTTGCAGGCATTTaa